Proteins encoded within one genomic window of Rhizobium bangladeshense:
- a CDS encoding DMT family transporter — protein MANAALFISTVLIWGTTWIAIAMQVGPVPVLVSVFYRFAVAAVILVAILAFMRRLNVPALRDQPFILAQALCLFSLNFICFYNAAGFIPSGLISVIFSLATIYNAVNARLFFGDRITGRTLLAATLGATGLLLLFGEEVVVDFNMGTLKGIGLAALGTLFFSLGNMASRRNSAAGISPLTANGWGMTYGAIVLLLLIAVTQTPIVAPPDITYLAALLYLAAIGSVIGFTTYLMLVSRIGSSRAAYATVLFPIVALSLSTVFEGYHWSGLGLIGLALTLLGNVVIFARPLARRPIQSTARLPASG, from the coding sequence ATGGCCAATGCCGCTCTCTTCATCTCGACCGTGCTCATATGGGGCACGACCTGGATTGCCATCGCCATGCAGGTCGGTCCCGTGCCGGTGCTGGTCTCGGTCTTTTACAGATTTGCGGTCGCAGCAGTGATCCTCGTCGCCATCCTGGCTTTCATGCGGCGGCTCAATGTCCCTGCCTTGCGGGACCAGCCCTTTATCCTAGCGCAAGCGCTCTGCCTGTTCAGCCTCAATTTCATCTGTTTCTACAATGCAGCTGGCTTCATTCCCTCCGGGCTGATCTCCGTCATCTTTTCGCTGGCAACGATCTACAATGCCGTCAATGCGCGACTTTTCTTCGGCGACCGCATTACAGGCCGAACGCTCCTGGCTGCGACGCTCGGAGCAACAGGCCTCCTCCTACTTTTCGGAGAGGAGGTTGTCGTCGATTTCAATATGGGCACGTTGAAAGGGATAGGGCTCGCGGCGCTTGGCACGCTGTTCTTCTCGCTCGGCAACATGGCATCGCGTCGAAACAGCGCTGCCGGGATCTCACCGCTTACCGCCAATGGCTGGGGCATGACCTATGGCGCGATCGTCCTCCTCTTGCTGATCGCCGTGACCCAAACGCCGATCGTGGCCCCGCCTGACATCACCTATCTTGCCGCTCTCCTCTATCTCGCGGCCATCGGATCGGTGATCGGCTTCACCACCTACCTCATGCTGGTGTCGCGCATCGGCTCCTCACGCGCTGCCTATGCCACCGTCCTGTTCCCGATCGTCGCCCTGTCATTGTCGACAGTCTTCGAGGGCTACCACTGGAGTGGTCTCGGCCTGATCGGCCTGGCGCTGACGCTTCTCGGCAACGTGGTCATCTTTGCGCGACCTTTAGCCCGCCGCCCAATTCAATCGACTGCGCGGCTGCCGGCAAGCGGGTGA
- a CDS encoding helix-turn-helix domain-containing protein, translated as MSYERPDGHTFSLYLNGGAGTRRLDGSPAARGRPGALCVMPQGHSSEWEITDPFDFVHLYISDDQMRRMFAETFDRDARLMALAEATFADAPVLAHTLRQLTEAMLAGDHLLAEEAMTQTINNFFVDSRYGGMRPCAISGGLAPHVRRRILEYIEAHLDETIRLQDLAAIGQLSAFHFQRMFRVSYGVSPHGWVAHRRVERAKSMLRGRDPIAQIASACGFSSQSHMTRAFKSGTGVTPSAYRQRQ; from the coding sequence ATGAGCTATGAGCGGCCGGACGGACATACGTTCAGCCTTTATCTCAACGGTGGCGCCGGAACACGCCGTCTGGATGGCAGCCCCGCCGCGCGAGGCCGGCCTGGGGCCTTGTGCGTCATGCCACAGGGGCACTCGTCCGAATGGGAAATCACCGATCCCTTCGACTTCGTCCATCTCTACATTTCCGACGATCAGATGCGCCGGATGTTTGCTGAGACGTTCGACCGCGATGCCCGGCTTATGGCTCTTGCCGAAGCGACCTTCGCCGATGCACCCGTTTTGGCGCATACGCTTCGGCAGCTGACCGAAGCGATGTTGGCGGGTGATCATCTGCTGGCTGAAGAAGCGATGACGCAGACGATCAACAATTTCTTCGTTGATTCACGTTACGGAGGGATGCGCCCCTGTGCGATCAGCGGCGGGCTTGCTCCTCACGTGCGGCGCCGGATCCTGGAATATATCGAGGCCCATCTCGATGAGACGATCCGCTTGCAGGATCTGGCGGCAATCGGGCAGCTCAGCGCCTTTCATTTTCAGCGGATGTTCCGGGTAAGCTATGGTGTGTCCCCGCATGGATGGGTGGCGCACCGGCGTGTCGAGCGCGCCAAATCGATGTTGCGCGGCAGGGATCCAATCGCACAGATCGCGTCAGCCTGCGGCTTCAGCAGCCAGAGCCACATGACACGGGCTTTCAAGTCGGGCACAGGCGTCACACCCTCTGCCTACCGGCAGCGACAGTGA
- a CDS encoding FadR/GntR family transcriptional regulator, with protein MTDKDDALFTTVRQPANLRSGLADTLMAQIESGDLKPGQRLPTEQAIMAATGVSRTIVREALATLRAKGLITTHQGLGAFVTDDPTPRSFSIIPNDLKSIDEVLRVLELRMGVEYEAAGLAAMRRTQEDIDRMQDRLDALDRALEKGGYGAQEDYAFHRSILVATQNSYYGRLFDTFGNIMVPRQWARLDKMTAAERKRHAARMRREHHAIFTAIRDGNEPAARRAIRTHLLKSAARFEELRGSSLS; from the coding sequence ATGACGGACAAGGACGACGCGCTCTTCACCACCGTTCGCCAGCCGGCGAACCTGCGCAGCGGCCTTGCCGATACGCTGATGGCGCAGATCGAGTCCGGTGACCTCAAGCCAGGCCAGCGCCTGCCAACCGAACAGGCGATCATGGCAGCGACAGGCGTCAGCCGCACGATCGTGCGCGAAGCGCTCGCCACGCTGCGCGCCAAAGGGCTGATCACCACGCACCAGGGTCTCGGGGCTTTCGTCACGGACGATCCGACACCGAGATCCTTCTCCATTATTCCGAATGACCTGAAGTCGATCGACGAGGTCCTTCGGGTGCTGGAACTGCGCATGGGGGTCGAATATGAGGCGGCCGGACTTGCCGCAATGCGGCGCACCCAGGAAGATATCGACCGCATGCAGGATCGGCTCGACGCTCTCGATAGGGCACTCGAAAAGGGCGGATACGGTGCACAGGAGGATTACGCCTTCCACCGGTCGATCCTGGTCGCGACGCAGAATTCTTACTACGGCCGCCTCTTCGATACGTTCGGCAACATCATGGTACCGCGGCAATGGGCGCGCCTGGACAAGATGACGGCTGCGGAGCGCAAGCGCCATGCCGCGCGTATGCGCAGGGAACACCACGCCATTTTCACAGCGATCCGCGACGGCAATGAACCCGCCGCGCGGCGCGCAATTCGAACTCACCTCTTAAAGAGCGCTGCACGCTTCGAAGAGCTGCGTGGCTCCAGCCTGTCCTGA
- a CDS encoding GH36-type glycosyl hydrolase domain-containing protein — protein sequence MSPDFTRSLQVPRREELDLFTISNGSGLSISALPNGTLFAIEYVDDKGSVQINQTQGSPLIGGIGRLYLRIGGSNPGVVEIVGPHADGSFGWNATSFSWSGKTGDIAYDVRLELHPSETAWFWRGSFRHLKRGTLPVDLVLVQDVGLGDRGFLMNSEAYASQYIDHHIADHKAYGPVLMNRQNLKQPGARNPWLVQGCLNGAVAYATDAIQLVQAKHRQGELLVGPFGTSLPSERRQQEMACPAIQSKTFSVPASGATAGFFALFAADHAEASGDADLSRLDGIEPSGNTAADTEALAPVRSLLQGAPLLEAQALDKKAIGQLYPERSLEERAHRKLLSFFVPDGVLNRHVVLRDKELVVARRHGAIVRSGQNMLLDDTTLAATCWMQGIFAAQLTIGNTSFHKLFSVSRDPYNLTRASGLRILADLGAGWQLLAVPSAFEMGLSDCRWIYECPERRIIVTAVASGEDAAMQWSVSVEGKPCRFLVFGHVVLGEREYDAGGQIDFDPGRKRISFRPDPAWLWGERYPGAVYWLVSSTPDAIEEIGGDELLYADGVARNGAFVALRSRPTQGLRFAVVGSMTDAEEAERLARRYEGGVSDEAMLAPASAFWRNTVRGMRIDSPSADLAAQATLLPWLAHDAIVHLSVPHGLEQYTGAAWGTRDACQGPIEFLLAYEHDREAREVVKTVFSEQYLERGDWPQWFMLEPYANIRAGDSHGDVIVWPLKALCDYIEATGDLAILDEEVSWRDEKTMHKTPHSDSIAIHVEKLLDTVGEQFIPGTHLIRYGEGDWNDSLQPADPHLRDWMVSSWTVALLYEQIVRYSAILRRIGHDDRAKALRKIATAMRRDFNRHLMRDGVVAGYGIFDPAHDGVELLLHPSDTRTGLSFSLISMTQAMLGKLFTPAQRRDHMRLIEEHLLFPDGVRLMEKPATYSGGLETLFRRAESSSFFGREIGLMYVHAHLRYCETLALDASAEELWKAIAVVNPIAVTTALPHASLRQRNTYFSSSDAAFHDRYQAAEHWARAKTGKIAVDCGWRIYSSGPGLYTRSFVENILGFKRRFGRRSRKPLLPAAHAAVALQTDHSAWRRLRKPKPKM from the coding sequence ATGTCCCCGGACTTCACGCGCAGTTTGCAGGTGCCCCGACGCGAAGAGCTGGACCTCTTCACGATCAGCAACGGTTCCGGCCTGTCCATATCGGCCCTGCCAAACGGTACGCTGTTTGCCATTGAATATGTCGACGACAAGGGATCGGTGCAGATCAACCAGACCCAGGGTTCGCCGCTCATCGGCGGCATCGGCCGCCTTTATCTGCGTATTGGAGGCTCAAACCCCGGTGTCGTCGAGATCGTCGGACCTCATGCCGACGGCAGCTTCGGGTGGAATGCGACCAGCTTCTCCTGGAGCGGCAAGACAGGCGATATCGCTTATGACGTTCGTCTCGAGCTTCATCCCTCCGAAACGGCATGGTTCTGGCGTGGCTCGTTCCGGCACCTGAAGCGGGGAACGCTGCCGGTGGATCTGGTGCTCGTCCAGGACGTCGGTCTCGGCGATCGCGGGTTCCTGATGAACAGCGAAGCCTATGCTTCGCAATATATCGATCATCACATCGCCGACCATAAGGCATACGGTCCTGTCCTGATGAACCGGCAAAATCTCAAGCAGCCCGGCGCCCGCAATCCTTGGCTCGTCCAGGGCTGCCTCAATGGCGCGGTCGCCTATGCCACGGATGCGATCCAGCTGGTGCAGGCGAAGCACCGCCAGGGCGAGCTTCTGGTCGGCCCCTTCGGCACTAGCCTGCCGAGCGAACGGCGCCAGCAGGAGATGGCCTGTCCCGCCATTCAGTCGAAAACCTTCTCCGTGCCGGCAAGTGGCGCGACGGCGGGTTTCTTTGCCCTTTTCGCAGCCGACCATGCCGAGGCGTCAGGCGATGCTGACCTTTCGCGGCTCGACGGCATTGAGCCGTCCGGCAATACGGCGGCCGATACAGAGGCCCTGGCACCAGTTCGAAGCCTGCTCCAGGGTGCCCCCCTGCTGGAGGCCCAGGCGCTGGACAAGAAGGCGATCGGCCAGCTCTATCCGGAGCGGAGCCTGGAAGAGCGCGCGCACCGAAAGCTTCTTTCGTTTTTCGTGCCGGACGGCGTTCTCAACCGCCACGTCGTCCTGCGCGACAAGGAGCTCGTCGTCGCGCGGCGTCATGGCGCTATCGTCAGAAGCGGTCAAAACATGCTGCTCGACGATACCACCCTTGCCGCCACCTGCTGGATGCAAGGGATTTTCGCCGCGCAGCTGACGATTGGCAATACGTCCTTCCACAAGCTCTTTTCCGTGTCCCGCGATCCCTACAATCTGACGCGTGCCAGCGGGCTGCGCATTCTGGCCGATCTGGGCGCGGGCTGGCAGCTTCTGGCGGTGCCGTCGGCTTTCGAGATGGGACTGAGCGACTGCCGCTGGATATATGAGTGCCCGGAGCGCAGGATCATCGTCACGGCAGTCGCTTCCGGCGAGGATGCGGCGATGCAATGGAGTGTGTCCGTAGAGGGCAAGCCGTGCCGCTTCCTGGTGTTTGGTCATGTCGTGCTCGGAGAGCGCGAATATGACGCCGGCGGGCAGATCGATTTCGATCCCGGCCGCAAACGCATCTCTTTCCGGCCGGACCCGGCCTGGCTCTGGGGCGAGCGTTACCCCGGTGCCGTTTACTGGCTGGTGAGTTCGACGCCTGACGCCATCGAGGAGATCGGCGGCGATGAGCTGCTTTATGCCGATGGCGTTGCGCGCAACGGCGCCTTCGTCGCGCTGAGGTCTCGACCGACGCAAGGCCTGCGCTTTGCCGTCGTCGGTTCGATGACGGATGCCGAAGAAGCCGAACGGCTGGCGCGCCGTTACGAGGGCGGCGTCAGCGATGAGGCCATGCTTGCCCCTGCATCGGCATTCTGGCGCAACACCGTGCGTGGCATGAGGATCGACAGCCCTTCGGCCGATCTCGCTGCCCAGGCGACCCTCCTGCCCTGGCTTGCACATGACGCCATCGTGCATCTGAGCGTGCCGCACGGCCTGGAGCAATATACCGGCGCGGCCTGGGGTACGCGCGACGCCTGCCAGGGGCCGATTGAATTCCTGCTTGCCTACGAGCACGACCGCGAAGCCAGGGAGGTGGTGAAGACCGTCTTCAGCGAACAATATCTGGAACGAGGCGACTGGCCGCAATGGTTCATGCTGGAGCCCTATGCCAACATCCGGGCGGGCGACAGTCACGGCGACGTCATCGTCTGGCCGTTGAAAGCGCTCTGCGACTATATCGAAGCGACTGGCGATCTCGCCATTCTCGACGAGGAGGTCTCCTGGCGCGACGAAAAGACCATGCACAAGACGCCCCATAGCGACAGCATCGCGATCCATGTCGAGAAATTGCTCGATACCGTCGGCGAACAGTTCATTCCGGGAACGCATCTGATCCGCTATGGCGAGGGAGACTGGAACGATTCGCTGCAGCCGGCCGATCCGCATCTGCGCGACTGGATGGTCAGCAGCTGGACCGTTGCCCTGCTCTATGAGCAGATCGTCCGTTATTCCGCGATCCTGCGCCGCATTGGCCACGACGACCGGGCTAAGGCGCTGAGGAAGATTGCAACTGCGATGCGCCGGGATTTCAACCGTCATCTCATGCGTGACGGCGTCGTCGCCGGCTATGGCATCTTTGATCCCGCCCATGACGGCGTCGAATTGCTGCTGCATCCGAGCGACACACGCACCGGGCTTTCCTTCTCGCTGATCTCGATGACGCAGGCCATGCTCGGCAAGCTGTTCACACCGGCGCAGAGGCGGGATCATATGCGGCTGATCGAAGAGCATCTGCTCTTCCCCGACGGCGTGCGGCTGATGGAAAAGCCGGCGACTTACTCCGGCGGGCTAGAAACGCTGTTTCGCCGGGCCGAATCCTCGTCCTTCTTCGGCCGCGAGATCGGGTTGATGTATGTGCATGCGCATCTTCGCTATTGCGAGACGCTCGCGCTCGACGCTTCGGCGGAGGAGCTGTGGAAGGCGATCGCCGTCGTGAATCCGATCGCCGTCACGACGGCCTTGCCGCATGCTTCACTGCGCCAGCGCAATACCTATTTCAGCAGCAGCGACGCGGCTTTTCACGACCGTTATCAGGCGGCAGAGCATTGGGCGCGCGCCAAGACCGGAAAGATCGCCGTCGACTGCGGATGGCGCATCTATTCGAGCGGACCTGGCCTCTACACGAGGAGTTTCGTCGAAAATATCCTCGGCTTCAAACGACGCTTCGGCCGGCGCAGCCGCAAGCCGCTTCTGCCAGCGGCGCACGCCGCCGTCGCTCTGCAGACGGATCACAGCGCCTGGCGGCGGCTGAGGAAGCCGAAACCGAAGATGTGA
- a CDS encoding beta-N-acetylhexosaminidase → MSTPRSKALRLETLWNPPADGKEFSYVLRLKNLGAEPLSNFSLCVSGPGRVDPAGRVEGATVSQRLSNFTEFQPPANFVLGAGETWTVSVYALSWPFRHWTDGATSGYVALADGSTIVLPIEPTRSSVSNAPLKRGAEIYPVPANAPVQVSIIPWPNRVAVASRRPLPAGFAPQAQSPEGEAAAKSFAALVDHLFAVEGIVRTEAEGAVRVGLKDAAAFGAEAYRLSFEDEAITIEASSRTGFLYGLVTLGQIWRGARLHPGVFQFPASGEIVDEPSMGWRGLHLDVARQFYGAAEVKKLLAVLAWNKLNRFHWHLSDDEAWRVEIDAYPALTEIGAWRGHGLAVPPLLGSSPARTGGYYTKSVIREIVALAKSFGIEIVPEIDMPGHCYAMQQAIPELRDPAEKGSYYSVQGFPDNCINPAREQTYHIVETILSELIELFPFKTIHLGADEVPLGAWSGSPEALARLRAVAGDEVADAHAKRLNVVTNTHGADDIHGSGAAILQAEFLERVQRFLASKGCVTGGWEEAAHGDVIDKSKSYLCSWRNVEVSAELAGRGYQMVVCPGQVYYLDMALRPDWDEPGASWAGNSTAEKLYNFDPVGGWTASQKQQLLGIQACIWSEPMTDRAVFDRLVFPRLSALAETGWTNPSSKSWERFKALAGLMPLLYGLQES, encoded by the coding sequence ATGTCCACACCGCGATCGAAAGCCCTGCGTCTCGAGACGCTCTGGAACCCGCCTGCCGACGGCAAGGAGTTTTCCTATGTCCTGCGCCTCAAGAATCTCGGCGCAGAGCCGCTTTCGAATTTTTCTCTCTGCGTCAGCGGCCCCGGCCGCGTCGATCCCGCCGGGCGGGTCGAAGGCGCCACGGTTTCCCAACGACTTTCGAATTTCACGGAGTTCCAGCCGCCGGCCAATTTTGTGCTCGGCGCGGGCGAGACCTGGACCGTATCGGTCTATGCGCTGAGCTGGCCGTTCCGCCACTGGACGGACGGCGCAACGAGCGGTTATGTCGCGCTCGCCGATGGCAGCACGATCGTCCTCCCGATTGAGCCGACACGGTCCTCCGTCAGCAACGCGCCGCTGAAGCGCGGTGCCGAGATCTATCCCGTTCCCGCAAATGCGCCGGTTCAGGTGTCGATCATTCCCTGGCCGAACCGCGTCGCGGTCGCCTCGCGCCGTCCGCTGCCGGCGGGTTTTGCCCCGCAGGCGCAGAGCCCCGAAGGGGAGGCGGCTGCGAAAAGCTTCGCGGCGCTGGTGGACCATCTCTTCGCGGTCGAAGGCATCGTGCGAACCGAGGCCGAGGGCGCGGTTCGTGTGGGGCTGAAGGACGCCGCCGCCTTCGGGGCGGAGGCCTATCGGCTGAGCTTCGAGGACGAGGCGATCACGATCGAGGCAAGCAGCCGGACCGGCTTCCTCTACGGCCTTGTCACGCTCGGCCAGATCTGGCGCGGCGCCAGGCTGCATCCCGGTGTCTTCCAATTTCCCGCATCCGGCGAGATCGTCGACGAACCGTCGATGGGCTGGCGCGGCCTGCATCTCGATGTCGCACGCCAGTTCTACGGCGCCGCCGAAGTCAAGAAGCTGTTGGCGGTGCTTGCCTGGAACAAGCTCAACCGCTTCCACTGGCACCTTTCCGACGACGAGGCCTGGCGGGTGGAGATCGATGCCTACCCAGCCTTGACCGAGATCGGCGCCTGGCGGGGTCACGGTCTTGCCGTGCCGCCGCTTCTGGGCTCAAGCCCGGCTCGAACGGGCGGCTATTATACCAAATCCGTCATCCGCGAGATCGTCGCCCTCGCAAAGAGCTTCGGCATCGAGATCGTGCCGGAGATCGATATGCCCGGACATTGTTATGCCATGCAGCAGGCCATACCGGAGTTGCGCGATCCCGCTGAGAAAGGCAGCTATTACTCGGTTCAGGGTTTTCCCGACAACTGCATTAATCCGGCGCGCGAGCAGACCTATCACATCGTCGAGACCATTCTTTCCGAACTCATCGAACTCTTTCCGTTCAAGACGATCCACCTCGGCGCCGACGAAGTTCCCCTCGGTGCGTGGTCCGGCTCTCCGGAAGCGCTGGCGCGCCTGCGAGCCGTCGCCGGTGACGAGGTTGCCGATGCGCATGCCAAGCGGCTGAACGTCGTCACCAATACGCATGGCGCCGATGACATTCACGGCTCGGGCGCCGCTATCCTGCAGGCGGAATTCCTGGAGCGCGTCCAGCGCTTCCTGGCGAGCAAGGGCTGCGTCACTGGCGGCTGGGAGGAAGCGGCCCACGGCGACGTCATCGACAAGTCGAAAAGCTATCTCTGCAGCTGGCGCAATGTCGAAGTTTCGGCTGAGCTCGCCGGACGCGGCTACCAAATGGTCGTCTGCCCCGGCCAGGTCTACTATCTCGACATGGCGCTCCGGCCGGACTGGGATGAGCCCGGCGCCAGCTGGGCAGGAAACTCAACCGCGGAAAAGCTCTACAATTTCGATCCGGTCGGCGGCTGGACAGCGAGCCAGAAACAGCAGCTTCTCGGCATCCAGGCCTGCATCTGGTCCGAACCGATGACGGACCGCGCCGTCTTCGACCGTCTCGTCTTCCCACGCCTTTCCGCACTCGCCGAAACCGGCTGGACGAACCCCTCGTCCAAGTCCTGGGAACGTTTCAAGGCGCTCGCGGGGTTGATGCCGCTGCTCTACGGACTGCAGGAGTCGTAG
- a CDS encoding MFS transporter, whose protein sequence is MSRLFPDVFRNPAIRASMIAIFTFGMAGAMTAPYRSVVGIRELGLSDGLYSTLTFASAAVNVVVSVLLGNLADRLGEYRSAMIGACVFGIVGYGMVYAFPTAAIFIISGLLPLPIYGALNSLLFANARAAMQGMTRSEMVTANSGVRAMISLSWVLIPGVTGLVLSGASSMLPAYLFAAISCLFCQGIILFALPKRAGTELAATHHLTYLGALRQVVSPRISAHVCGVALITSTLHLNDALLPLIATGAAHGALSDVGILVGIVALLEVVFIIVWSRIARKTGQMAALAAGTIVYAVFLGLLGFASEPWHLYALTLLAGIGAAAIISIPITYLQDLIADRPGLGSALISVNIFASAGIGALVFAAGTAVASYSGTAVLSAVTGLSGITMLGFLRRRSVHRAGAIGK, encoded by the coding sequence ATGAGCCGCCTTTTTCCCGACGTCTTCCGCAATCCGGCGATCCGCGCCAGCATGATCGCCATTTTCACCTTCGGCATGGCGGGAGCAATGACCGCGCCCTATCGTTCGGTCGTCGGCATTCGCGAACTGGGGCTGAGCGATGGTCTCTACTCCACCCTCACCTTTGCATCGGCGGCGGTGAATGTCGTCGTCAGCGTCCTGCTCGGCAATCTCGCCGATCGGCTGGGCGAGTATCGTTCGGCGATGATCGGCGCCTGCGTGTTCGGCATCGTCGGTTACGGCATGGTCTACGCCTTTCCCACGGCGGCGATCTTCATCATCAGCGGGTTGCTGCCGCTGCCGATTTACGGCGCGTTGAATTCGCTGCTGTTCGCCAATGCGCGTGCGGCGATGCAGGGCATGACCCGGAGCGAGATGGTGACGGCCAATTCAGGCGTGCGGGCGATGATCTCGCTTTCCTGGGTGCTGATCCCAGGCGTTACCGGCCTTGTTCTCTCGGGTGCGTCGAGCATGCTGCCGGCCTATCTCTTTGCCGCCATCTCATGTCTGTTCTGCCAGGGCATCATCCTCTTCGCCCTGCCGAAACGGGCGGGAACGGAGTTGGCCGCAACCCACCATCTCACCTATCTCGGCGCGCTTCGCCAGGTGGTTTCGCCGCGGATTTCCGCGCATGTCTGTGGGGTGGCGCTCATCACCAGCACGCTGCATCTCAACGACGCCCTTCTGCCGCTGATCGCCACCGGCGCGGCGCATGGCGCGCTCAGCGATGTCGGCATTCTCGTCGGCATCGTCGCATTGTTGGAGGTCGTCTTCATCATCGTCTGGTCGCGCATTGCCCGCAAGACCGGGCAGATGGCGGCGCTTGCCGCCGGCACCATCGTCTATGCCGTGTTCCTCGGCCTTCTCGGCTTTGCCTCTGAACCATGGCACCTCTACGCTCTCACCTTGCTTGCCGGCATCGGCGCGGCGGCGATCATCAGCATTCCGATCACCTATCTACAGGATCTGATCGCGGATCGACCGGGGCTCGGCAGCGCGCTGATCTCCGTCAATATATTTGCCAGTGCCGGGATCGGCGCATTGGTCTTTGCTGCCGGCACGGCGGTGGCGAGCTATTCCGGCACCGCCGTCCTCAGTGCCGTCACCGGCCTATCGGGGATAACGATGCTTGGCTTCTTGCGGAGGCGCAGCGTTCATCGAGCTGGCGCCATCGGCAAATAA
- a CDS encoding SDR family oxidoreductase, translating into MTQSIAIVTGAAGDIGAAIAARLADDHDVVLLADIDAAAAAAVASKLGPADRFVAFGCDVTSEMSIAELAERAAGSGLVRTLVNNAGAARATSLHDTTPEIWRADNALNLEAAFLCFRAFEPMLKTSKGSVVNIASVNGMNVFGHPAYSAAKAGLLHFTRLVAVEYGKFGIRSNAVAPGTVKTQAWEARAAANPNVFEEARRWYPLQRVVDPLDVAYAVAFLAGPLAAAISGVCLPVDCGLTAGQAELARTFSQSEHY; encoded by the coding sequence ATGACCCAATCGATCGCCATCGTGACGGGCGCTGCAGGCGACATCGGCGCGGCGATTGCCGCGCGGCTCGCCGATGATCATGATGTCGTTCTGCTTGCCGACATCGACGCGGCTGCCGCAGCCGCCGTGGCTTCGAAGCTCGGCCCGGCGGACCGTTTCGTGGCCTTCGGATGCGACGTGACCAGTGAGATGAGCATTGCCGAACTGGCAGAACGCGCTGCCGGCAGCGGCCTCGTTCGAACCCTCGTCAACAATGCCGGCGCCGCTCGCGCCACCAGCCTGCACGATACGACGCCCGAGATCTGGCGGGCCGACAATGCGCTCAATCTCGAGGCGGCATTCTTATGTTTTCGCGCCTTCGAACCGATGCTGAAGACGTCCAAGGGTTCCGTCGTCAACATCGCCTCGGTCAACGGCATGAATGTCTTTGGACATCCCGCCTATAGCGCCGCCAAGGCCGGTCTCTTGCATTTCACCCGATTGGTCGCCGTGGAATACGGCAAGTTCGGCATCCGCTCCAATGCGGTTGCGCCCGGCACGGTGAAGACGCAGGCCTGGGAGGCGCGCGCCGCGGCCAACCCCAATGTGTTCGAGGAAGCGCGCCGCTGGTATCCGCTGCAGCGCGTCGTCGATCCCCTGGATGTCGCCTATGCCGTGGCCTTCCTTGCCGGCCCTCTGGCAGCAGCCATCTCAGGCGTTTGCCTGCCCGTCGATTGTGGCCTGACGGCCGGCCAAGCCGAACTGGCCCGGACCTTCTCGCAATCGGAGCATTATTGA
- a CDS encoding ROK family transcriptional regulator, whose product MKAISGTNLEQAKSHNRRVVIEAVRIHGPLSRAAIARMTALTAQTVSNIVEELERSHLLVAAEAQKLARGQPIIPYSINPHGAYSIGLELGRRRASGVLTDLSGAVCARIEHQVEHPDPQRAMSALQAIVEELQQAFAFDRDRLLGVGIALPGRYADGGTTSLSPQSLPGWQDFPVAHALEQRVGVPVLVENDATAAAIGERLHGVARGLGSFVYLFLAGAGGIGAGMFLDGHLYKGSRNNAGEIGHIIVEPHGRLCSCGKRGCLDRYLSPSVAYECMGIANARELSPDDLDPLIAEGSEGLDAWLDQAVEPLRQTLDFLELAFDPQTIVLGGSVSTSLMRRLAERLEPLHVPIDPDRKRTIPRVMIGMTGKDTAILGAAALPIFSETNPRFDVLQKPVG is encoded by the coding sequence ATGAAGGCGATTTCCGGCACGAATCTCGAGCAGGCCAAGTCTCACAACCGGCGCGTGGTGATCGAGGCTGTCCGCATCCACGGTCCGCTGTCACGGGCCGCGATCGCCCGGATGACGGCGCTGACGGCCCAGACCGTCTCGAACATCGTCGAGGAGCTGGAGCGATCGCATCTTCTCGTTGCGGCCGAGGCGCAGAAGCTGGCGCGAGGCCAGCCGATCATTCCCTACAGCATCAATCCGCACGGTGCCTATTCAATTGGCCTGGAACTTGGCCGCCGCCGCGCAAGCGGCGTGCTGACGGATCTCTCGGGCGCCGTCTGCGCGCGCATCGAGCACCAGGTCGAACACCCCGATCCGCAAAGGGCCATGTCTGCTCTCCAGGCAATCGTCGAGGAGCTTCAGCAGGCCTTCGCATTCGACCGAGATAGGCTGCTCGGTGTCGGCATCGCCCTGCCCGGCCGCTACGCCGATGGCGGCACCACGTCCCTCAGTCCGCAGAGCCTGCCGGGTTGGCAGGATTTTCCGGTCGCGCATGCACTGGAACAACGGGTTGGAGTGCCGGTCCTGGTCGAGAACGATGCGACGGCGGCCGCGATCGGCGAGCGTCTTCACGGCGTCGCCCGCGGCCTCGGCAGCTTCGTCTATCTGTTCCTGGCGGGCGCCGGCGGCATCGGCGCCGGAATGTTTCTCGACGGCCATCTCTACAAGGGCAGCCGCAACAATGCAGGCGAGATCGGGCATATAATCGTCGAGCCGCATGGCAGGCTCTGCAGCTGCGGCAAGCGCGGCTGCCTGGATCGTTATCTCTCGCCAAGCGTAGCTTACGAATGCATGGGCATTGCGAATGCGCGGGAGCTTTCGCCCGACGATCTCGATCCGCTGATCGCCGAAGGCAGCGAAGGCCTCGATGCCTGGCTGGATCAGGCCGTCGAGCCGTTGCGGCAGACCCTCGATTTTCTGGAGCTTGCCTTCGATCCGCAGACCATCGTACTCGGCGGCAGCGTATCGACATCGCTGATGCGCCGCCTTGCCGAGCGGCTCGAGCCGCTGCACGTGCCGATCGATCCCGACCGAAAGCGGACGATACCCCGCGTTATGATCGGCATGACCGGCAAGGATACGGCGATCCTTGGCGCTGCCGCCCTGCCGATCTTTTCCGAAACCAATCCGCGCTTCGACGTCCTGCAAAAGCCGGTCGGCTGA